In Pseudobdellovibrio exovorus JSS, the genomic stretch CACCCTATTCCATTTAGTCTTATGATTCCTAGTTCTAGATTGCTAAAGACGTTCCGGCCCAAGGTGCCGCAGACCTCTTTTTATTTGAGCTGATCAAGGGATACTGTCTAAAATATCGACGTTGACCCGAAATTGTCTTACAGCCCTTGCTACAGGAAAGGACTCCTATGTCATCGTCTCGCAGAACAGAAAAATGGTTAAATCGTGGCCTTTGGCTGATTTCGGTGATCTTCGCTTCTTTTCTGATTGGACTCGGTGGCCTTGTTGTTCACGACTTGCCAAAGACACAAAAAACTTCTGAATTAAAAGATTTTGTCGAGCCTCTTCGCCATGAATCGCTACTAAATCAAGTCAAAGCTCGCGACTACGAAATCCGCCAAGTTGAAAAAGAATTGGCGGATGCCAATGTGATTATTCAGCAACAAGAGCGCGCCTACGCTAACTCAAAAGAAGTTTTCAACAACTGGCTTGCCACCCGTTATACAACAAAAGATCTGACTCAAAACGAAGAGGTCTTAGCTAAAACACGCGAACTGGAACAACAGCAGCTCTCTATCCGCAAACAGTCTGAAAAAATAGATGCCCTACAAGAAAAGCAGACGGAGCTTTATCAACTGCGCACCAAAGAGCAAGATCAACTGAGTGACTTCCAAAGTGAAGGTTACAAACTGATGCACAAAGCTGAACGCACACAGGAAATTCAAGTTTTTCTATTGCGTCTGGCTCTGACGCTACCACTTCTACTCATTGGAGCATGGCTTTTTGCACGTAAACGTCACAGCACCTATTGGCCATTTGTTTGGGGATTTATTTTCTTTGCTCTATTCGCTTTCTTTGTTGAGCTTGTTCCTTATCTGCCGAGTTATGGCGGCTATGTTCGCTACATTGTCGGCATCGTCGTTACCTTTTTCATAGGACATTACTCGATTAAGGCTCTGCAAAAGTACCTCGAAAACCAGAAAAAAGCAGAGTCTATGCCCAGCACAGAATTAAAAGAAAAACTGAACTACGATTTAGCTCACCAAAGACTAGCGCGCAGCATTTGTCCGGGATGTGAACGTCCGATTGATTTGAAAGATCCCGCGCGCAACTTCTGCGTCCACTGCGGAACATGTGTTTACAATAACTGCACGCAATGCCAAACGCGTAAGAATGCTTTTGCAAAACACTGCCACAGTTGCGGAGCTACGGCGTAATAGTAGATTTATTTTTTCGTAGCTTTAAGTCGGTTTAAAAATATCTGAAACTTTTCGGTTGATTTTTCTTTTTCAGACCAACGCTTTACCTTTGTTAAATTGATATTGTTATCAGTGGCAACCATGACGGCCTGATCAAGGCACTGGCGGTCATTATTGTGGTAAAACCACGCCAACCGATCCATTACACATTGAGTGGGCGAAAGAAGTGTAACTTTGCCATATTTGGTTTTAATTTGTCCTTCCGGTTTTACAGGAACATCATCGCCTATTGCTAACGGACCTGTTGGAAACTCAATCGTAAAGTGAGTCGATGGATGCTCAAAACTTCTTCCTGCTCTGGAAAATCCTAAATCAATCATAGCTTCTATGATTTTTTGATGATCGTTGGGGCTTATAAAATCTAAATCATGTGATTGATATTCGTTTTGAGTGTAAATTGAAACAACTGCTCCCCCGACAAGAGTGGCGCTGATATTATGTTTTTGTAAACCCGCAGTCACTATGCCTGCAAGCTCAGCCACAGTCGTTTTCTGTGTTATCAAAGTTTTTTACCTTTTCTTCTTGGACGCATCCGTTTTCGGTAAAATTTCTGTAATTCCTCTTTTGATAAAAGATTCAATTGTTTTTCAAGAAGTGCCGCCAACTCGACCTTATACCCAAGACGCGGGTTTATCGTGAACATTCTAGCGTTACCTCTTGTCGTGCTCACTAGAATCCCAGCTTCTTCCAATCGGTTCACTTGTTTTTCAACTTGGCTAGGTGCAATTTCAAAAGTCTTGGCGATGCCATTGATATGGCCTTCTCCGTAGTTAGCTATGTACAGTAAAGTTTTTTCGGCAACATTGTTGCCATAGATAGAAAATGACATCTTTATCCATCCTATTTAGTAGGATAATTATACTATTTAGTAGGATAATGTCAAATTAACGAATAACCTCTAAGCACGGCATAGGACTTTCAACCTGAATGCAGGGAGCCCTATTCCCCGTAAAAGCGCTTCACTTCAGGATCAATAATGAACGAGCGTTGGTGCCAACGCACAATG encodes the following:
- a CDS encoding zinc ribbon domain-containing protein, translating into MSSSRRTEKWLNRGLWLISVIFASFLIGLGGLVVHDLPKTQKTSELKDFVEPLRHESLLNQVKARDYEIRQVEKELADANVIIQQQERAYANSKEVFNNWLATRYTTKDLTQNEEVLAKTRELEQQQLSIRKQSEKIDALQEKQTELYQLRTKEQDQLSDFQSEGYKLMHKAERTQEIQVFLLRLALTLPLLLIGAWLFARKRHSTYWPFVWGFIFFALFAFFVELVPYLPSYGGYVRYIVGIVVTFFIGHYSIKALQKYLENQKKAESMPSTELKEKLNYDLAHQRLARSICPGCERPIDLKDPARNFCVHCGTCVYNNCTQCQTRKNAFAKHCHSCGATA
- a CDS encoding nucleotidyltransferase family protein, with the translated sequence MAELAGIVTAGLQKHNISATLVGGAVVSIYTQNEYQSHDLDFISPNDHQKIIEAMIDLGFSRAGRSFEHPSTHFTIEFPTGPLAIGDDVPVKPEGQIKTKYGKVTLLSPTQCVMDRLAWFYHNNDRQCLDQAVMVATDNNINLTKVKRWSEKEKSTEKFQIFLNRLKATKK